A part of Deinococcus cellulosilyticus NBRC 106333 = KACC 11606 genomic DNA contains:
- a CDS encoding M1 family metallopeptidase — MFKPFALIAALTLAVSQAAPRIGEHPDKYRLVFDLGTDSTYQVKNAQGSLTIEFQKAVLPVENRSLGLPFIQNYSSTSTTLQLVFAPTYTQMPMVSYLPASGGMAARLIVDLPKEGSGSAVPSNPTTEPRVESPQPSEPQSTAPQQASGNPNPETLYPDSLDPNIDVQNYTLDLRVKPEQNQLDATASIQLKTTQTVSRIHLAFYGLKISSVKQGNTSLKFDQQSRKVTIQLGKTVPRNTSITLDIAYSGVPRPVLEPGETYEDGIGWKKHKNGIFVLNEPNGAMTWFPGNDHPSDKATFKVSITVPSKYLAVFNGTAQGSRNTGNQTTYTYQSIEPMATYLTTVHINQYNVERSTLNGGVQVRNYRPVGISKTFQAAELAKLPDMMRFMESWAGPYPFKEYGVIFTEHPTPYALETQTLSTFPNRPLKDWGFLHEFSHQWFGNSITPKTWSDLWLNEGFATFFQDLYQYPREADLKAFLKTRHTRNRTQQMKPPYIKEREELFSQRAYQRGALVLHALRYRLGDAEFRRILKVYYNTYKFSNASSEDFIQTVVKASGKTDLKAFLESWIYGRLVPDFPELYR, encoded by the coding sequence ATGTTTAAACCTTTTGCACTGATTGCAGCCCTGACCCTGGCGGTCAGTCAGGCGGCTCCCCGCATCGGAGAACACCCTGACAAATACCGTCTGGTTTTCGATCTGGGAACGGACAGCACCTATCAGGTGAAAAATGCGCAAGGCAGCCTGACCATTGAATTTCAGAAGGCCGTGCTGCCTGTGGAAAACCGCAGCCTGGGTTTGCCCTTCATTCAAAATTACTCCAGCACCTCCACCACCCTGCAACTGGTTTTTGCGCCCACCTACACCCAGATGCCGATGGTCTCATATCTGCCTGCCAGTGGTGGCATGGCAGCCCGCCTGATTGTGGACCTGCCGAAAGAGGGATCTGGCAGTGCCGTTCCCAGCAACCCCACCACAGAACCCAGGGTGGAATCTCCGCAGCCTTCTGAACCTCAATCCACGGCACCCCAGCAGGCTTCAGGCAATCCCAACCCGGAAACCCTCTATCCCGATTCGCTTGATCCCAACATCGATGTGCAGAACTACACCCTGGATTTGCGGGTGAAGCCAGAGCAGAATCAGCTGGACGCCACCGCCAGCATTCAGCTGAAAACCACCCAGACGGTCAGCCGCATCCATCTGGCCTTCTATGGCCTGAAGATCAGCAGTGTCAAACAGGGGAACACCTCTCTCAAATTCGATCAGCAGAGCCGCAAAGTGACCATCCAGCTTGGAAAGACGGTGCCCAGAAACACTTCCATTACCCTGGACATTGCCTACAGTGGGGTGCCCAGACCTGTGCTGGAACCGGGTGAAACCTATGAAGATGGGATTGGCTGGAAAAAGCACAAAAATGGCATTTTCGTGCTGAACGAGCCAAATGGGGCCATGACCTGGTTCCCTGGGAACGACCACCCCAGTGACAAGGCCACCTTCAAGGTCAGCATCACCGTGCCCTCGAAGTACCTGGCCGTCTTCAATGGCACAGCTCAGGGCAGCAGGAACACGGGCAACCAGACCACCTACACCTACCAGAGTATTGAGCCGATGGCCACCTACCTGACCACCGTGCACATCAACCAGTACAATGTTGAACGCTCCACCCTGAATGGCGGAGTGCAGGTCCGGAATTACCGTCCAGTGGGCATCTCGAAAACCTTTCAGGCAGCAGAACTTGCCAAACTGCCCGACATGATGCGTTTCATGGAAAGCTGGGCTGGACCTTACCCCTTCAAGGAATACGGGGTGATTTTCACGGAGCATCCCACCCCTTACGCCCTGGAAACCCAGACCCTCTCCACCTTCCCGAACAGGCCCCTCAAAGACTGGGGATTTCTGCATGAATTTTCCCACCAGTGGTTCGGGAACAGCATCACCCCCAAAACCTGGTCGGACCTGTGGCTCAATGAAGGCTTCGCCACCTTCTTTCAGGACCTCTACCAGTATCCCAGGGAAGCCGACCTGAAAGCCTTCCTGAAAACCCGCCACACCCGCAACAGGACCCAGCAGATGAAACCTCCTTACATCAAAGAACGGGAGGAACTGTTCAGCCAGCGGGCCTACCAGAGGGGGGCTCTGGTCCTGCACGCTCTGCGCTACCGTCTGGGAGATGCAGAATTCCGTCGCATTCTGAAGGTGTATTACAACACCTACAAATTCAGCAATGCCAGCAGTGAAGACTTCATCCAGACGGTGGTCAAAGCCTCAGGAAAGACAGACCTGAAGGCTTTTCTGGAAAGCTGGATCTATGGTCGATTGGTCCCGGATTTTCCTGAACTGTACCGCTGA
- a CDS encoding Nramp family divalent metal transporter: MRTNSNSQQNPPDSGWKQENSTASLSEAHSTIPVHDHRPPWRKFLAYVGPGALVAVGYMDPGNWATNLAGGSKFAFALLSVILISNLMAILLQTLSVRLGIATGRDLAQACRDHYSKPVSIFLWILAEIAIAATDLAELIGAAVALNLLFGLPLMWGLILTAFDVLLLLALQNRGFRWLEAFVITLMVTIFLCFGIEMLLAKPEWSAVLKGYVPSAQILTNPEMLYIAIGILGATVMPHNLYLHSSLVQTRAFKRTESGKKEAIKFATLDTVISLMLALLVNSAMLILAASVFYRSGRTNIVEITQVYELLSPMLGTAVASTLFGVALLACGQNATITGTLSGQIVMEGFLNFRIKPWIRRLITRLIAVTPAVIVTYLYGAKGVTDLLVLSQVILSLQLSFAVFPLLIFTSDRRKMGIFVSPTWLKVLGWTAGVIIAALNIYLLLVTFGVVKSGG; the protein is encoded by the coding sequence ATGCGCACCAATTCCAATTCGCAGCAGAACCCACCAGACTCTGGATGGAAACAGGAGAACTCCACAGCTTCCCTTTCAGAGGCACACAGCACCATTCCCGTGCATGACCACCGCCCACCCTGGAGGAAATTCCTGGCTTACGTGGGACCGGGTGCACTGGTTGCTGTGGGTTACATGGACCCTGGAAACTGGGCCACCAACCTCGCAGGAGGATCAAAGTTCGCCTTTGCCCTGCTGAGTGTGATCCTGATTTCCAACCTGATGGCCATCCTTTTGCAGACCCTCTCAGTCAGGCTGGGCATCGCGACTGGGCGGGACCTTGCGCAGGCCTGCCGCGACCATTACTCGAAGCCCGTTTCCATTTTCCTGTGGATACTTGCCGAGATTGCCATTGCGGCCACCGATCTGGCAGAACTGATCGGGGCAGCAGTGGCCCTGAACCTGCTCTTTGGTCTTCCCCTGATGTGGGGCCTGATCCTCACGGCATTCGATGTGCTGTTGCTGCTTGCCCTGCAGAACAGGGGGTTCCGCTGGCTGGAGGCTTTTGTCATCACCCTGATGGTCACCATCTTTCTGTGTTTCGGCATTGAGATGTTGCTGGCGAAACCCGAGTGGAGTGCGGTGCTGAAAGGTTACGTCCCGAGTGCCCAGATCCTCACCAACCCTGAAATGCTCTACATCGCCATTGGCATTCTGGGGGCCACGGTCATGCCCCACAACCTGTACCTGCATTCCAGTCTGGTCCAGACCCGTGCCTTCAAGCGCACTGAATCCGGAAAAAAAGAAGCCATCAAGTTTGCCACCCTGGACACCGTGATTTCCCTGATGCTGGCCCTGCTGGTGAACTCGGCCATGCTGATCCTGGCAGCCAGTGTCTTCTACAGGAGTGGCCGCACCAACATCGTTGAAATCACCCAGGTCTATGAACTCCTCTCGCCCATGCTGGGCACTGCGGTTGCCAGCACCCTGTTCGGGGTGGCCCTGCTTGCCTGTGGACAGAACGCCACCATCACCGGAACCCTCAGCGGCCAGATCGTGATGGAAGGCTTCCTGAACTTCAGGATCAAACCCTGGATTCGCAGGCTGATCACCCGACTCATCGCTGTGACACCTGCAGTGATTGTCACCTACCTGTACGGGGCCAAAGGGGTGACAGACCTGCTGGTGCTCTCCCAGGTCATCCTGAGCCTGCAACTGTCCTTTGCAGTCTTCCCCCTGTTGATCTTCACCTCGGACCGCCGCAAAATGGGCATTTTTGTGAGTCCCACCTGGCTGAAAGTCCTCGGCTGGACCGCTGGAGTGATCATTGCCGCTCTCAACATCTACCTGTTGCTGGTGACTTTCGGGGTCGTCAAAAGCGGGGGCTGA
- a CDS encoding ABC transporter ATP-binding protein: MKLELRSLQAAYGKIQVLWDVTLTVEAGQFVALIGANGAGKTTTLRAVSGLIPLKGGQMLLEGQDISRMPSAQRVQQGLGHVPEGRQLFPGMTVQENLELGAQVRTAAWQVKDQTLRRVYDLFPRLEERKSQLSGTLSGGEQQMVAIARAMMALPKVLLVDEPSLGLSPLLTKVVFSALKEINRQGVGVLLVEQNVRQSLQLADQAYVLENGQVVRSGSGQALLDDPEVQQAYLAF; this comes from the coding sequence ATGAAGCTGGAACTTCGCAGCCTGCAGGCAGCCTACGGCAAAATCCAGGTGCTCTGGGATGTGACCCTCACCGTTGAAGCGGGTCAGTTTGTGGCCCTGATTGGTGCAAACGGGGCAGGGAAGACCACCACCCTCCGTGCGGTGAGTGGCCTGATCCCCCTGAAGGGCGGGCAAATGCTGCTGGAGGGCCAGGACATCTCCAGAATGCCCAGTGCCCAGCGGGTCCAGCAGGGCCTCGGGCATGTGCCAGAAGGCAGACAGCTTTTTCCTGGCATGACGGTGCAGGAGAACCTGGAACTGGGTGCCCAGGTGCGCACTGCAGCATGGCAGGTGAAAGACCAGACCCTGCGCAGGGTGTATGACCTCTTTCCCAGGCTGGAAGAACGCAAGAGCCAGCTTTCGGGAACCCTTTCAGGAGGGGAGCAGCAGATGGTGGCCATCGCACGGGCCATGATGGCCCTGCCAAAGGTGCTGCTGGTGGATGAACCCTCGCTGGGCCTGAGCCCACTGCTGACCAAGGTGGTTTTTTCGGCCCTCAAAGAGATCAACAGGCAGGGGGTGGGGGTGCTGCTTGTTGAACAGAACGTGCGCCAGAGCCTGCAGCTTGCCGATCAGGCTTACGTCCTGGAAAACGGTCAGGTTGTTCGCAGCGGTTCTGGACAGGCCCTGCTGGATGATCCTGAGGTGCAGCAGGCCTATCTGGCATTCTGA
- a CDS encoding ABC transporter ATP-binding protein, producing MILEVRGLQKSFGGLMAVKDMGLHLDQGEILAVIGPNGAGKTTLLNLLSGLFLPDAGQITLAGHDITRATPERRCHLGIGRAFQVVRPFLEMTVFENVMVGAMFGKHGVSKAEAWKHTEQVLHLTGLEQHAHKNAHDLTLMQDKRLEVARALATRPSVLLLDEVMAGLRPNEAQDAVQLVKSVRDSGVSVLFIEHVMPVVRDLADRVVVMEYGSKLAEGTYQSVVRDPRVVAAYLGEEGA from the coding sequence ATGATTCTGGAAGTGAGGGGCCTTCAGAAGTCCTTCGGGGGTTTGATGGCTGTGAAGGACATGGGTTTGCACCTCGATCAGGGAGAGATCCTGGCCGTGATCGGTCCGAACGGGGCAGGGAAGACCACACTGCTGAATTTGCTCTCTGGTCTTTTTCTGCCAGATGCGGGCCAGATCACCCTTGCTGGTCACGACATCACCCGTGCGACACCCGAAAGGCGCTGTCATCTGGGAATTGGCCGGGCGTTTCAGGTGGTGCGGCCTTTTCTGGAAATGACGGTGTTCGAGAACGTGATGGTCGGGGCGATGTTCGGCAAGCATGGGGTGAGCAAGGCAGAGGCCTGGAAGCACACGGAGCAGGTGCTGCACCTGACAGGACTTGAGCAGCATGCCCACAAGAACGCCCACGACCTGACCCTGATGCAAGACAAACGTCTGGAGGTGGCCCGTGCGCTGGCCACCCGTCCCAGTGTGCTGCTGCTTGACGAGGTGATGGCAGGGCTGCGTCCGAATGAGGCCCAGGACGCCGTGCAACTGGTCAAAAGCGTCAGAGACAGTGGGGTGAGTGTGCTGTTCATCGAGCATGTGATGCCTGTCGTGCGCGACCTGGCAGATCGGGTGGTGGTGATGGAGTACGGGTCAAAGCTTGCAGAAGGGACGTACCAGAGTGTGGTGCGTGATCCCAGGGTCGTTGCAGCCTACCTGGGAGAGGAGGGCGCATGA
- a CDS encoding branched-chain amino acid ABC transporter permease: MIRKVLSVVLAVLAVVFPFLPLGDRAAFILQIANFTVITAVLSLSWDILARTGQLSLAHAAFYGIGAYSYTILMAHATPWWLAILLSGLIAGLLSLILGAVTLRLQGMYFAIATLAFAEVIKTVIQNLPDAFAGGSTGMLVPALFNGQANAQYYAAVVLLAVTLLVSIWVRNSKMHYAFTAIRQGEQVARVLGVSASRYKLTAFFISSVLAGLAGVLYASKTFFIIPGETFSLSVSVSSLTTAIFGGLYTTLGPVIGSVILTTLEELLRLRIPNGYLVVYGIMLVLTILYLPRGIMGLLERKKS, translated from the coding sequence GTGATTCGCAAGGTCCTTTCCGTCGTGCTGGCTGTGCTTGCGGTGGTGTTTCCTTTCTTGCCCCTGGGAGACAGGGCCGCTTTCATCCTGCAGATTGCCAACTTCACGGTGATCACTGCAGTCCTGTCCCTGAGCTGGGACATTCTGGCCCGCACCGGTCAGCTTTCTCTGGCCCACGCGGCGTTTTATGGCATCGGGGCGTACAGCTACACCATCCTGATGGCCCACGCCACACCCTGGTGGCTTGCCATTCTGCTGTCGGGCCTGATTGCTGGCCTGCTCAGCCTGATTCTGGGTGCAGTGACTTTGCGCCTGCAGGGCATGTATTTTGCCATTGCGACCCTGGCCTTTGCCGAGGTGATCAAGACCGTCATCCAGAACCTGCCAGATGCTTTTGCGGGGGGGTCCACCGGGATGCTGGTTCCTGCCCTGTTCAATGGTCAGGCCAACGCCCAGTATTACGCTGCGGTGGTGCTGCTGGCAGTGACTTTGCTGGTGAGCATCTGGGTCAGAAACAGCAAGATGCATTATGCGTTCACGGCCATCCGGCAGGGGGAGCAGGTGGCGCGTGTGCTCGGGGTTTCTGCCAGCAGGTACAAACTGACGGCTTTTTTCATCAGCAGTGTGCTGGCAGGGCTTGCCGGCGTGCTGTACGCCAGCAAGACTTTTTTCATCATTCCTGGTGAGACCTTCAGCCTGTCTGTCAGCGTGAGCAGCCTGACCACTGCCATATTCGGGGGCCTTTACACCACCCTCGGCCCGGTGATCGGATCGGTGATCCTGACCACGCTGGAAGAACTGCTGCGCCTCAGAATCCCCAATGGGTACCTGGTGGTCTACGGCATCATGCTGGTCCTGACCATCCTGTACCTGCCCAGAGGCATCATGGGCCTCTTGGAAAGGAAGAAATCATGA
- a CDS encoding branched-chain amino acid ABC transporter permease, which translates to MNLFFETFLAGLLQSGIYALVASGLALSVGVIHIVNFAHGEFLMVGAFLSWGLFTWLGMDPLLSAVVAAIAMFAGGALTYRTTIKHVLLAPELNQMLLTFGISIILQNLALLIFGGNTRLVNTPYQGEAVAVLGLSVGLTKLMAFGLALVLLIGLYLMLYRSGLGRSMRAVAQNRLGAQIIGLDVHRIYLIAFGIASALAGVAGVLVSVLLFASPTVGLVYTLKAFAIIVMAGLGNMTGVLWASLLLALSEAYVQTYVPNGGRLSEAVFFLLIFGTLVFRAYRGAK; encoded by the coding sequence TTGAACCTCTTTTTTGAAACCTTCCTTGCAGGTCTGCTGCAGAGCGGAATCTATGCGCTGGTCGCTTCTGGACTTGCGCTCTCTGTGGGGGTGATTCACATTGTGAACTTTGCCCACGGGGAATTCCTGATGGTGGGTGCATTCCTGTCCTGGGGGCTTTTCACCTGGCTGGGGATGGACCCTTTGCTGTCTGCTGTTGTGGCGGCCATTGCCATGTTTGCGGGTGGGGCCCTCACCTACCGGACCACGATCAAGCATGTGCTGCTGGCCCCTGAACTGAACCAGATGCTGCTGACATTTGGGATCAGCATCATTTTGCAGAACCTTGCCCTGTTGATTTTTGGGGGGAACACCCGTCTGGTCAACACCCCCTATCAGGGGGAGGCTGTGGCAGTGCTGGGCCTGTCGGTGGGTCTCACCAAACTGATGGCCTTTGGGCTGGCCCTGGTGCTGCTGATTGGCCTGTATCTGATGCTTTACCGTTCTGGTCTGGGTCGCAGCATGCGGGCTGTGGCACAGAACCGTCTGGGGGCGCAGATCATTGGGCTGGATGTGCACCGGATCTACCTGATTGCTTTTGGAATTGCCTCTGCCCTGGCAGGGGTGGCAGGGGTGCTGGTGAGTGTGCTGCTGTTTGCAAGCCCCACGGTGGGTCTGGTGTACACCCTCAAGGCCTTTGCGATCATTGTGATGGCCGGACTGGGTAACATGACAGGCGTGTTGTGGGCGAGCCTGCTGCTGGCCCTCTCTGAAGCTTACGTGCAGACTTACGTGCCCAACGGGGGCCGCCTCAGTGAAGCGGTGTTCTTCCTGCTGATCTTCGGCACCCTGGTGTTCCGGGCTTACAGGGGTGCGAAGTGA
- a CDS encoding amino acid ABC transporter substrate-binding protein: MKKIAMLTLLTLVSSASAVKVGALIPLSGASSVSGQAQKNGLLLAVDEINKAGGVLGQPIELIIEDDQSNPAKAVPAFTKLVTVDRVDFMVGGLGSSTTLAITGAAKQYNTFMAWSGAASPLVEDAMKDYPYFFHYHPWAYYNFEAILAFFKNLKGNKKAKNIAIAYEDGPFGSTGLQDTVAAFKKAGFNVVLTEAFKAGSGNFAPLINKAKTQKVDIFYWIGYDVDALPLVQQMKESNLDVGLVYGAPPSWPIGFEKNKLSQGVASLTMWTPELPSTASKNFVKAYKAKYGSITDEYFAPLAYLNLKTLAEAINKAGSTNKDKVAEVMAKTTFDTPLGKLSFTPSQKIKYQGFKGSNWVTFQFRDEKRIPIFPLKVAKKTVLYPMP; the protein is encoded by the coding sequence ATGAAAAAAATCGCAATGCTGACCCTTCTGACCCTGGTGTCCTCTGCCAGTGCCGTGAAAGTAGGAGCCCTCATCCCCCTCAGTGGGGCGTCCAGTGTGTCCGGTCAGGCCCAGAAAAACGGCCTGCTGCTTGCTGTGGATGAAATCAACAAAGCGGGTGGTGTGCTCGGTCAGCCAATCGAACTGATCATCGAGGACGACCAGAGCAACCCGGCAAAAGCCGTGCCTGCCTTCACCAAACTGGTGACGGTGGACCGTGTGGATTTCATGGTTGGAGGGCTGGGTTCAAGCACCACCCTGGCCATCACCGGGGCCGCCAAGCAGTACAACACCTTCATGGCCTGGTCTGGTGCAGCGTCCCCACTGGTGGAAGACGCCATGAAAGACTACCCCTACTTCTTCCACTACCACCCCTGGGCCTACTACAACTTTGAAGCCATTCTGGCCTTCTTCAAGAACCTCAAAGGGAACAAGAAAGCCAAAAACATCGCCATCGCCTACGAAGACGGTCCATTCGGGTCCACGGGTCTGCAGGACACTGTCGCTGCATTCAAAAAAGCGGGATTCAATGTGGTCCTCACGGAGGCCTTCAAGGCAGGGAGCGGCAACTTTGCCCCCCTCATCAACAAGGCCAAAACCCAGAAAGTGGACATCTTCTACTGGATCGGCTACGACGTGGACGCCCTGCCCCTCGTGCAGCAGATGAAAGAATCGAATCTGGATGTTGGTCTGGTGTACGGTGCACCCCCAAGCTGGCCCATCGGCTTCGAGAAGAACAAGCTCTCACAGGGCGTGGCAAGCCTGACCATGTGGACCCCGGAGCTTCCCTCCACGGCTTCCAAAAACTTCGTGAAGGCCTACAAGGCCAAATACGGCAGCATCACCGATGAATACTTTGCCCCTCTGGCCTACCTGAACCTCAAAACCCTGGCAGAGGCCATCAACAAGGCTGGAAGCACCAACAAGGACAAGGTTGCCGAAGTGATGGCGAAAACCACCTTCGACACCCCACTGGGCAAATTGTCCTTCACCCCCAGCCAGAAAATCAAATACCAGGGCTTCAAGGGCTCCAACTGGGTTACCTTCCAGTTCCGGGATGAGAAACGCATTCCCATCTTTCCCCTGAAGGTGGCGAAGAAGACTGTGCTGTATCCGATGCCATAA
- a CDS encoding alpha/beta hydrolase, translated as MQEFAVQTSRLRQWVRQHGEGTAVLFIHGNASDSVYWEEVMLALPEGYRAIAPDLRGYGQTEDVLIDATRGVMDWVDDLLALLKELNVDRYHVVGHSLGGAVIWGLLAADAPRILSVTLAAPGSPFGFGGTRDAEGNPTTPDFAGSGGGTVNPDFPARIARQDTSDEGGSPRDIMNRFYWKPPFRAAREDALLEGLLREKTGPDRYPGDFVASENWPGMAPGIHGPINAISAKYVGDTVQRLLAQTHKPPVLWIRGDSDQIVSDQSLFELGTLGLLGAVPGYPGQDAYPPQPMVSQTRHVLEAYGPFKEVVFQDVGHTPYIEKPDEFMAEFVAHLKSTQLETSPAQS; from the coding sequence ATGCAAGAATTCGCGGTTCAGACTTCAAGACTCCGGCAGTGGGTCAGACAACATGGAGAGGGAACAGCGGTGCTGTTCATCCACGGGAACGCCAGTGATTCTGTGTACTGGGAAGAGGTGATGCTGGCTCTGCCTGAGGGGTACCGGGCCATCGCTCCAGACCTGCGGGGGTACGGGCAGACCGAGGATGTGCTGATTGATGCCACCCGGGGTGTGATGGACTGGGTGGATGACCTGCTGGCCTTGCTGAAAGAACTGAATGTGGACCGCTACCACGTGGTGGGACACAGCCTGGGGGGTGCTGTGATCTGGGGCCTGCTTGCCGCAGATGCCCCCCGCATTCTCAGTGTGACCCTGGCTGCACCGGGATCTCCCTTTGGCTTTGGTGGGACCAGAGATGCAGAGGGCAACCCCACCACTCCAGACTTTGCAGGTTCGGGTGGTGGCACCGTGAACCCCGACTTCCCGGCCCGCATTGCCCGCCAGGACACCAGTGATGAGGGGGGTTCTCCCAGGGACATCATGAACCGCTTTTACTGGAAGCCTCCTTTCCGGGCGGCCAGGGAAGATGCACTGCTCGAAGGTCTGCTCAGGGAGAAAACCGGGCCTGACCGTTACCCCGGTGATTTCGTGGCCTCAGAAAACTGGCCTGGAATGGCCCCTGGCATCCACGGTCCCATCAATGCGATCTCTGCAAAGTACGTGGGTGACACCGTTCAGCGCCTGCTGGCCCAGACCCACAAGCCTCCAGTGTTGTGGATTCGGGGGGACAGCGACCAGATAGTCTCAGACCAGAGCCTCTTTGAACTCGGCACGCTTGGACTTCTGGGTGCAGTGCCCGGATACCCTGGACAGGACGCGTATCCTCCACAACCCATGGTTTCCCAGACCCGCCATGTGCTTGAAGCATATGGCCCTTTCAAAGAGGTGGTCTTTCAGGATGTGGGGCACACCCCCTACATCGAAAAGCCCGATGAATTCATGGCTGAATTCGTGGCCCACCTGAAAAGCACCCAGCTCGAAACCTCTCCAGCTCAATCCTGA
- a CDS encoding alpha/beta fold hydrolase — protein MQTGQGVLRVVHTFEAGSTLPLSLGYETYGELRPERDNAILVCHYYTGTMHAAGAYPEDGLTGWWDPLIGDGKSIDTRKFFVVCMNAPANVQVKDPRIIASGPETEPDFPTVDLKDITRLQFQLMQKLGISRWHAVLGPSYGAMQTLMWGALYPQHLQRLGVIAGSPQAGIALRHFFTPVLKHLARTEEGLHEALRLITFCGLGSDGMEVQFDQVDVDAYISGRKHFASLKHILSVGETVSRYDIFKHCPLDRITRNWLEQGIRVLSVNILGDQFFPSRPMKVFAGHMQEAGVNHQHLEIECQLGHLGCVYETEKFERAIRELLD, from the coding sequence ATGCAAACAGGACAGGGCGTCCTCAGGGTGGTGCACACCTTTGAGGCAGGCAGCACATTACCTCTTTCGCTGGGGTATGAGACCTACGGCGAACTCCGGCCAGAGCGCGACAACGCCATCCTGGTGTGCCATTATTACACCGGAACCATGCATGCAGCAGGAGCCTATCCGGAAGATGGCCTGACCGGGTGGTGGGACCCCCTGATTGGAGACGGAAAGTCCATCGACACCCGGAAATTCTTTGTGGTGTGCATGAACGCTCCTGCGAATGTGCAGGTGAAAGATCCACGAATCATTGCATCGGGTCCAGAAACGGAACCAGATTTCCCCACGGTGGACCTCAAAGACATCACCCGCCTGCAGTTCCAGTTGATGCAGAAACTGGGCATTTCCAGGTGGCATGCTGTGCTGGGTCCCAGTTACGGGGCCATGCAGACGTTGATGTGGGGAGCACTGTATCCGCAGCATCTTCAGAGGCTCGGGGTGATTGCAGGGTCCCCTCAGGCTGGGATTGCCCTCAGGCACTTTTTCACCCCTGTTCTGAAGCATCTGGCTCGCACCGAAGAGGGCTTGCATGAGGCCCTCAGGCTGATCACCTTCTGTGGTCTGGGGTCAGATGGGATGGAAGTGCAGTTTGATCAGGTGGATGTGGACGCCTACATCTCGGGGCGCAAGCACTTTGCCAGCCTGAAACACATCCTTTCGGTGGGAGAAACCGTGAGCAGGTACGACATCTTCAAACACTGCCCATTGGACCGGATCACCCGAAACTGGCTGGAGCAGGGCATCAGGGTGCTCAGTGTCAACATCCTGGGAGACCAGTTCTTTCCCAGCCGTCCCATGAAGGTGTTCGCAGGTCACATGCAGGAGGCAGGGGTGAACCACCAGCACCTGGAAATCGAATGCCAGCTCGGGCACCTGGGCTGTGTGTATGAGACAGAGAAATTTGAGAGGGCCATCAGGGAACTGCTGGACTAA